GGGGAGCATCCTCATGCGCGTGGCGCTCGACGAACGCCCACAGCATCGCAATCGCGTCATCCTCGGCACCGCAGGCATTCAGCGCCGAGGCGGCGACATCCAGCATCGCCGCGTCGTCGGAACGCTGCTCCACGCCCTGCAGCAACCACTGCGCCTCGCGTTCGGGGTCGCGCCCCTCGCCCTGCTCGCCCTGTTCGACCAGCCAGTCCAGCAGGCCCTCGGCGGGCACCGGCAACGCCACCGCGCCGGGGGCGGCATCGATGCGCGCGGCCATCGCGGCCACGGCCTCGCTTGCACCGCGGTCCTGGCGCAGGCTGCCCAGGTGCTCCCGGGCCAGCGCCAGGTGGCGCCGTGCGGTCCACACCGCGCCACGCTGCAGCGCCATGTCCACGCACAGTCCGGCAATCTCGATCACGAAGCGATGCGCGCCGACCGCTGCGTAATGCGCCAGGGTCGCGCTGAGCCGGCGGCCCAGGTCCCAGCTGTTGCGCTCGGGTGCGTTGCGCACCAGCAGCGCCACCGTATGCGCCCACATGCGGCGGTAGTTCGGTGACAACTGGTTCCATGGCACCAGCGATTCCAGCGCTTCTTCATCGCGACCCAGCTGCGCCAGCGCCCATGCGCGCGACAGTTTGCGCGGGATGGTGCAGTTTGCCGGCTCGTAGTCGCCCTCGGCATCCACCTCGGCCTGGCGCGCGTCGATCAATGCCAGCGCCTCGGCCGCGCGGCCGCTGGCGAGCAGGATCTTGATGCGCATTTCCGGGAAGCTGTCGTACACCTTGCCGCCATGCGCCAGCACGGTGCCGGCCTGCACGTCCAGGTAATCCAGGGCGCCCTGGCTGTTGCCGTCGTCCAGCAATGCATCGGCCTTCTCGCAGCTGAGGCACTGGAAGCATGCCCAGCTCGGATCGATCCGCGCCAGCGTTTCCTCGCAGACCTCGATGCGCTCGGGCACCCAGCCGGGGCCGTCGATGTTGCCGTAACAGGCCGCCAGGTCCTGGGTTACGCAGATCGACTGCGGGCACTCCACCGTGTCGGCACGGTGCGCGCGCTCGAACAGCGCCACGGCGTCACCCAGCGCCGACTCGCCTTCCAGGCGGTTGCCGACGCGGTTGCGCATGTCCCAATGGCCGACGAACACGTCCAGCCACGGATTGCCCAGCGTTTTGCCCAACGCACGCGCTTCGGGCAGCAAGGCGTCCACACGGTCCAGGCGCAGTTCGCAGACTTCGTCGGTCAAGCGCGTCAGCAGTTGTGCGCTCTGCGCCTGCCCGGCCTCGCCAAGATCGTCCTGCAGTTTTTCCACCCAGTTCCAGATATCCATGCGGTCGTGTCGTCCTGCAGTGCGTAATGATGAAGAAAGGGAATATCAGCGCGCCTGCAGCATCTGCTGCAAGGCATCGGCGATGTCGCCGAACGCGCGGTTGAGGTCGCTACTGGCCGCGCCGCCGTCCTGGGCGCGCCCCTGCGCGCTGACGATCACCTTCAGCGAGCGCAGCAGGCGCGCGGCGGACGCGGCCTGCGGGTTGCCGGCGCGCATCGCCGCCAGCAACGCCTGCACGGCGGCGTTGTCCAGGTTGAGGTACAGGCGCGAGGGTGCGCGCGCGACGATCCGGGCGGTGAACTGGCGCGCCAGCCGCAGCGCGGCCATTGATACACGCTTGTCGTTTTCGTCGTCTTCCAGGCGGCGTTTCAGCTCGGCCTCGCGGTCGGGCACCACCACCACCGGCAGTTCGGCCGGGCTGAAATGCGCCGGCAACAATTGCTCACCGTCGCCCAGGTGGGTCTGCAGCCACTCCATGTCCGCCTCGGGCAGCGTATCGGTGCGGAACAGCGCGCGGTTGCCTTGTTCGGTGCCCAGCTCCACCAGCCGCATGCCCTTGGCCTGGGTCCAGCGGCGCAGGAACGGCACCACCGCGTAACGGTTGCCATGCGCCACCGGCACGCCCATCGCGCGGAACAGCATTTCCTCGAAACCGCCGCCGTTGTCCAGGATCACGTGGACCGCACCGCGCGAGGGCAGTTCGCTTGCCTTGATGTCGCCCTGCGAGCTTGGCACGCGCACGTGTTCGAGCAGCAACTGGAACAGGCGGTCATCGCACAGCGAGGCACCCAGCAGCGCTTCGTTGTGCCGCACCAGGATGCGTCGCCAGGCCTCCGGCTGCTGCCGTGCGATCTCCACCAGCCCATCGATGAGCGCCTCGCCCAATGCGTGCTGGACTGCGCTGTAGGTTTCATCGCGCTGCAGGTCCTCGCGGCTGGCGGTAGGCGTCAACCGGCTGGATTCGATGACACCACCGATGAAACCGGCCCAGGGCGGCAGCAGGTCGCGTGCGTCGTCGTCGAGCAGCATGCCGCGCACGAACACCGAGAGATTGCGGTTGTCGCTGGTGCCGTAGGTGGCGCCGTCCTGTACCCAGAGCAGGCCCACCGCATCGCTGCCGCCATCGGCGCGCAGCGGCATGCAGGCGATCGGCTCGAAGCTGCGCTCGAAGTGCGCGGCGAACTCCAGGCCGCGGCGCTGCGCCTGCAGCGGGTGCATGACCACGCCGGCCTGCGGGCGCCACGGCGGCGGCTCGGGGTTGATCGCGCGCGCATCCTGGCCGATGTGGATCGGCTCGCCCAGCAGCGCGCAATAGCGGCCGAGGATATCGCGCAGGTTCTGCTCCTGCGCCAGGTGCACGTAACTGCCATGCAGTTCCAGCACCACTTCGGTGCCGACCGCGCGTGCCGGCATCGGGGACACCGTGTACTGCTCGGCGTTGCTGGAGACATAGCAGTGGCCCAGCATCGGCTGCTGGTAGGAGGTGGTGCGCACGGTCACCCGGCGCGCCAGCACGAACGCGGACAGGAAGCCCAACCCGAACATGCCGATCAGGCCTTCGTCGTCCTCGCCGGCCTGGCGCAGGCCACGGGTATAGCCCACGCCAACCGTGGCCAGGTAATCGTGGATTTCCTGCTGGGTCAGCCCGGCGCCGGTATCGACGATGCGCACGATGCCGCTGACCGCATCGCCGTGCACCTCGATCCGGCCCGGCTCCTGCCAGTCGGCCTGTTCCAGGCGCCGTCGCACCAGCGAATCGTGCGCGTTCTGCACCAGTTCGCGCAGTGCCACCACCGGGGTGGAATACAGATGCTTGCCAAGGACAGTCATCAATCCGTTGAGGTCGACACCCGCGCGACGGATCTCGCTGG
This is a stretch of genomic DNA from Stenotrophomonas rhizophila. It encodes these proteins:
- a CDS encoding ATP-binding protein yields the protein MQETPLDVQGASEIRRAGVDLNGLMTVLGKHLYSTPVVALRELVQNAHDSLVRRRLEQADWQEPGRIEVHGDAVSGIVRIVDTGAGLTQQEIHDYLATVGVGYTRGLRQAGEDDEGLIGMFGLGFLSAFVLARRVTVRTTSYQQPMLGHCYVSSNAEQYTVSPMPARAVGTEVVLELHGSYVHLAQEQNLRDILGRYCALLGEPIHIGQDARAINPEPPPWRPQAGVVMHPLQAQRRGLEFAAHFERSFEPIACMPLRADGGSDAVGLLWVQDGATYGTSDNRNLSVFVRGMLLDDDARDLLPPWAGFIGGVIESSRLTPTASREDLQRDETYSAVQHALGEALIDGLVEIARQQPEAWRRILVRHNEALLGASLCDDRLFQLLLEHVRVPSSQGDIKASELPSRGAVHVILDNGGGFEEMLFRAMGVPVAHGNRYAVVPFLRRWTQAKGMRLVELGTEQGNRALFRTDTLPEADMEWLQTHLGDGEQLLPAHFSPAELPVVVVPDREAELKRRLEDDENDKRVSMAALRLARQFTARIVARAPSRLYLNLDNAAVQALLAAMRAGNPQAASAARLLRSLKVIVSAQGRAQDGGAASSDLNRAFGDIADALQQMLQAR